The Herbiconiux sp. A18JL235 region TGACCCGGCCCGAGCAGGCGGGTGAGGCCGTCGAGGCGGGCGCGACCTTCCTCGTCTCGCCGGGGACGCATCCATCGCTCACCCCCGCCCTGCGCGACACGGGCGCCGCCCTGCTGCTCGGGGCCCTCAGCCCGAGCGACGTGCTGGCGGCACTGGCCGAAGGCGCCGACGTGGTGAAGCTGTTCCCCGCGTCGCTCGGCGGGCCCGCCTACCTGCGCTCGCTGCGCGGCCCTTTCCCCGAGGTCGACTTCTGCCCGACCGGAGGGGTCACCCCCGAGACGATCCCCGCCTGGCTCGACGCCGGAGCCGTCGCGCTTGGCGCCGGGAGCGAGTTGTGCTCACGGGCGAGCCTCGACGCCGGCGACTGGGCGGGCATCACCGAGACCGCACGCCGCTTCGTCGCCGCGCTGCCG contains the following coding sequences:
- a CDS encoding bifunctional 4-hydroxy-2-oxoglutarate aldolase/2-dehydro-3-deoxy-phosphogluconate aldolase, producing the protein MTATPLIDRSRTVDALRATRLVAVVRASDAASAVRGVDALVAGGVRGIEITFTTPGATEAIAEIARRHGDDVVLGAGTVTRPEQAGEAVEAGATFLVSPGTHPSLTPALRDTGAALLLGALSPSDVLAALAEGADVVKLFPASLGGPAYLRSLRGPFPEVDFCPTGGVTPETIPAWLDAGAVALGAGSELCSRASLDAGDWAGITETARRFVAALPR